A genomic region of Rhodococcus pyridinivorans contains the following coding sequences:
- a CDS encoding VOC family protein, with the protein MRPTGITTNINVPDIGEARSFYADYLGLSVEEMNLGWVARFTTPDGRAVVQLVSGDESAPVDSAISVHVGDEVEAAYEEAQRRGFEIVYPLTMEPWGVRRFFVRAPDGTVVNVVSHSDDTR; encoded by the coding sequence ATGCGTCCGACCGGCATCACCACGAACATCAACGTCCCGGACATCGGGGAAGCGCGGAGCTTCTACGCAGACTATCTGGGGCTGAGCGTCGAAGAGATGAACCTCGGATGGGTCGCGCGGTTCACCACTCCCGACGGTCGTGCCGTCGTCCAGTTGGTCAGCGGTGACGAATCGGCTCCCGTGGACTCGGCGATCTCCGTCCACGTCGGCGACGAGGTGGAAGCCGCCTACGAGGAGGCGCAGCGTCGCGGGTTCGAGATCGTGTATCCGCTGACGATGGAACCGTGGGGAGTGCGGCGGTTCTTCGTCCGTGCACCGGACGGCACGGTCGTCAACGTCGTCAGCCACTCCGACGACACGCGGTAG
- a CDS encoding helix-turn-helix domain-containing protein, with amino-acid sequence MAKTSPIAEVVLHPVRLRIVQQLGGRQLTTSELRSALPDVTQATLYRHVAALIDAEIVTVVDERRVRGTVERTLALGDRMAHVGHDDLAAMSDAELRNAFVTFLGALGESFDKFIGDDDRSLRDYLGFGTTPLYVTTDDLADIQSRLADILAPYRTDTGDDRMRITLTTAVIPVPPGTASEEG; translated from the coding sequence ATGGCGAAGACGTCCCCGATCGCGGAAGTCGTGCTGCACCCGGTTCGACTGCGGATCGTGCAGCAACTCGGAGGACGGCAGCTGACCACGAGCGAACTCCGGTCGGCACTCCCCGACGTCACCCAAGCCACGCTCTACCGGCACGTCGCAGCATTGATCGACGCCGAGATCGTCACCGTCGTCGACGAACGTCGCGTGCGCGGAACCGTCGAACGCACCCTCGCGCTCGGCGACCGCATGGCACACGTCGGCCACGACGACCTCGCCGCGATGAGCGACGCCGAACTGCGCAATGCCTTCGTCACCTTCCTGGGTGCGCTCGGCGAGAGCTTCGACAAGTTCATCGGGGACGACGACCGGAGCCTGCGGGACTATCTGGGTTTCGGGACCACCCCGCTCTACGTCACGACCGACGATCTCGCGGATATCCAGAGCAGGCTCGCCGACATCCTCGCCCCGTATCGCACGGATACCGGTGACGACCGGATGCGCATCACCCTGACGACCGCGGTGATACCGGTTCCTCCTGGCACCGCGTCCGAAGAGGGGTAG
- a CDS encoding rod shape-determining protein: protein MRGFGIDLGTANTVVGTPDEGIVLNEPSLMMVRTKEPRRALAIGKEASDLVDRTPGGITPVHPIRDGVIVDLDTARTFVTAVLAQLAPRRRYGIRPVGVIAAPAGATPLERRALLEVGHEAGLRKVGLIPEPVAGAIGCGIDPLEPRTHLVVDIGGGTAEVTALCYGGVLSHRSCRIAGDDLTSAILRYLRAEHQIIVGELTAERAKVGAPETADERSLVVEGRDAATGRARLVTLETEEIMDAVRPTTTSIVQTLSSCLDDLPPRAISDVMAEGILAIGGGSMLRGVPQLLEEAFGLPVKTAERPLTCVAEGATSCIEHADVIAAYAA from the coding sequence GTGCGTGGATTCGGTATCGATCTCGGAACAGCCAACACCGTAGTCGGAACGCCCGACGAGGGCATAGTGCTCAACGAACCGTCGCTGATGATGGTGCGGACGAAGGAACCGCGCCGAGCGCTCGCGATCGGCAAGGAGGCGAGCGACCTCGTCGACCGCACACCCGGTGGGATCACTCCCGTCCACCCGATACGCGACGGGGTGATCGTGGATCTCGACACGGCACGGACATTCGTCACGGCCGTGCTCGCCCAGCTCGCGCCCCGACGTCGCTACGGCATCCGGCCCGTGGGCGTCATCGCAGCTCCCGCCGGGGCCACGCCGCTCGAGCGTCGTGCGCTGCTCGAGGTGGGGCACGAGGCCGGTCTGCGGAAGGTCGGGTTGATTCCCGAGCCGGTCGCCGGTGCCATCGGGTGCGGGATCGACCCGCTCGAGCCCCGAACCCATCTCGTCGTCGACATCGGCGGCGGCACTGCGGAAGTCACCGCTCTCTGCTACGGCGGTGTCCTGTCGCACCGCAGTTGCCGCATCGCCGGGGACGACCTGACGAGCGCGATCCTCCGGTATCTCCGCGCCGAACACCAGATCATCGTCGGCGAACTCACTGCCGAGCGCGCCAAGGTGGGTGCGCCCGAGACCGCCGACGAACGGTCGCTCGTGGTGGAAGGTCGCGACGCCGCGACCGGCCGCGCGCGTCTGGTGACACTCGAGACCGAAGAGATCATGGATGCGGTCCGGCCCACCACGACGAGCATCGTGCAGACGCTGTCGAGCTGCCTGGACGACCTGCCGCCGCGCGCGATCAGCGACGTGATGGCCGAAGGCATCCTGGCGATCGGCGGCGGATCGATGCTGCGCGGCGTGCCGCAACTGCTCGAGGAGGCCTTCGGCCTGCCGGTGAAGACCGCCGAGCGTCCGCTCACCTGCGTCGCCGAGGGCGCGACCTCGTGCATCGAGCACGCCGACGTGATCGCCGCCTACGCCGCCTGA
- a CDS encoding FadR/GntR family transcriptional regulator, with translation MTSGKPVQRTNLIEQVTEQLRSEICSGRWKVGEKIPTEPHLCEFTGTGRNTVREAVQALVHTGMLERRQGSGTYVLATSDVTGTLGKYFATAHERDVLELRQALDVTAAVLAARRRTPDDVARLEQLLAERNRLFAGSDIDAAVAADVALHRGIVEASHNAVYLEFYDSLLPSIRRTIDRHVRVTGLGFEPEHTTLVAAVIAGDEDATVEAAQGLFAELTD, from the coding sequence ATGACTTCGGGAAAACCTGTTCAGCGAACGAACCTGATCGAGCAGGTCACCGAGCAGTTGCGCAGTGAGATCTGCAGCGGTCGCTGGAAGGTCGGTGAGAAGATCCCCACCGAACCGCACCTGTGCGAGTTCACCGGCACCGGCCGCAACACCGTCCGTGAAGCCGTGCAGGCCCTCGTCCACACCGGCATGCTCGAACGTCGCCAGGGCTCGGGCACCTACGTCCTCGCGACCTCCGACGTCACCGGCACCCTCGGCAAGTATTTCGCCACGGCTCACGAACGCGACGTGCTCGAACTGCGGCAGGCCCTCGACGTCACCGCCGCCGTCCTGGCCGCGCGCCGGCGCACCCCCGACGACGTGGCCCGGCTCGAACAGTTGCTCGCCGAGCGCAACCGATTGTTCGCCGGATCCGACATCGACGCCGCGGTGGCCGCCGACGTCGCCCTGCACCGCGGCATCGTCGAGGCCAGCCACAACGCGGTGTACCTCGAGTTCTACGACTCGCTGCTTCCGTCGATCCGCCGCACCATCGACCGGCACGTCCGCGTCACGGGCCTGGGTTTCGAACCCGAACACACCACCTTGGTCGCCGCCGTCATCGCCGGCGACGAGGACGCCACCGTGGAGGCGGCGCAGGGGCTCTTCGCGGAACTCACCGACTGA
- a CDS encoding DNA/RNA non-specific endonuclease produces the protein MKPDIAKANDGSEVLHYTHFSLAMRKSRRFAAWVAWNIDGGSRKKLSRKNIDFVKDPRLAADVQVGNELYRANRLDRGHLARRADLLWGSTSEATKANRDSFFYTNITPQMDDFNQSARDGVWGKLEDAVFADVEVDDLKVSAFGGPVFADDDRDFRRVKIPREFWKVLVFMENGELEARGFLLRQNLDQLEVLDLDEFRVFQVPLAEIEQRARLRFPQALRDADLQVAAETIAEPLDSVAAIHW, from the coding sequence GTGAAGCCCGACATCGCGAAGGCGAACGACGGCTCCGAGGTCCTGCACTACACGCACTTCTCGCTGGCGATGCGCAAGTCGCGTCGGTTCGCGGCATGGGTGGCGTGGAACATCGACGGCGGTTCGAGGAAGAAGCTCAGCCGAAAGAACATCGACTTCGTCAAGGATCCACGTCTGGCGGCGGACGTCCAGGTCGGCAACGAACTGTACCGAGCGAACCGACTCGATCGCGGGCACCTCGCACGACGCGCCGACCTGCTGTGGGGCAGCACGAGCGAAGCAACGAAGGCGAACAGAGACTCGTTCTTCTACACCAACATCACCCCGCAGATGGACGACTTCAACCAGAGCGCCCGCGACGGCGTCTGGGGCAAGCTCGAGGACGCGGTCTTCGCAGATGTGGAGGTCGACGACCTGAAGGTGTCGGCGTTCGGCGGCCCCGTGTTCGCGGACGACGACCGCGATTTCAGGAGGGTGAAGATCCCCCGCGAGTTCTGGAAGGTGCTCGTGTTCATGGAGAACGGCGAGCTCGAGGCCCGAGGCTTCCTACTGAGACAGAACCTCGACCAGCTCGAGGTGCTCGACCTCGACGAGTTCCGGGTCTTCCAGGTTCCGCTGGCCGAGATCGAACAACGCGCCCGGCTGCGGTTCCCGCAGGCGTTGCGAGATGCGGATCTGCAGGTCGCGGCGGAGACGATCGCCGAGCCACTGGATTCGGTGGCCGCCATCCACTGGTGA
- a CDS encoding MFS transporter, with product MISGVSLLRGRLLVFCAIAMSALVLRVAVTSFSPLAAQISEEIGFSSTVVGVFGMIPTAMFAAFGLATPALGRRWGLERTALIAMLMAGVGMATRALMTDTWSLLLLSGLALGGMGIGNVVIPPLVKRYFSDTLALVSSVYIVGVQLSTIVPAFVAVPLADAFGWRVSLGVWALVGFAAAVPWVWVLLRHRNADAGEVAPVDRNVDGRVWRSPVGWGMVGMFGMTSLVTYSMFTWIPDILADAGASPAFGGAMVGLFALLGLVSAFGAPSLCARMTNPFPVVVACASCFLVAFAGLWIAPMSAPILWIVLLGLGPSTFPMALTLINLRSRSHAGSAALSGFTQGVGYTVACLGPLLFGVFHDLTSGWAASFAFMTVAVAVLVAGAYQACKPRVVEDSWNTRPISVG from the coding sequence ATGATTTCCGGTGTGAGTCTTCTGCGTGGCCGGCTGCTGGTGTTCTGTGCGATCGCGATGTCGGCCCTCGTGCTGAGAGTTGCGGTCACCTCGTTCAGCCCGCTCGCCGCGCAGATCAGTGAGGAGATCGGCTTCTCGTCCACGGTCGTCGGTGTCTTCGGCATGATCCCGACCGCGATGTTCGCGGCCTTCGGCCTCGCCACCCCGGCGCTCGGCCGACGATGGGGACTCGAACGCACCGCGCTGATCGCCATGCTCATGGCCGGCGTGGGCATGGCGACCCGCGCGCTCATGACCGATACCTGGTCGCTGCTGCTCCTGTCGGGGCTCGCGCTCGGTGGGATGGGCATCGGCAACGTCGTCATCCCTCCTCTGGTCAAGCGCTACTTCTCCGACACGCTGGCACTCGTCAGCTCGGTGTACATCGTCGGCGTGCAGCTGAGCACCATCGTGCCCGCCTTCGTCGCGGTTCCTCTCGCCGACGCCTTCGGCTGGCGCGTCTCGCTCGGAGTGTGGGCGCTCGTCGGATTCGCTGCGGCCGTTCCGTGGGTGTGGGTGCTGCTGCGGCATCGGAATGCCGATGCCGGAGAAGTGGCTCCCGTCGACCGGAACGTCGACGGCAGGGTCTGGCGGTCGCCGGTGGGTTGGGGGATGGTCGGCATGTTCGGCATGACGTCGCTCGTCACCTATTCGATGTTCACGTGGATCCCGGACATCCTCGCCGACGCCGGTGCCAGCCCCGCTTTCGGAGGCGCGATGGTGGGGCTGTTCGCCCTGCTCGGACTGGTCTCCGCATTCGGCGCTCCGTCGCTGTGCGCGCGGATGACGAATCCGTTCCCCGTGGTCGTGGCGTGCGCGTCGTGCTTCCTCGTCGCCTTCGCAGGCCTGTGGATCGCGCCGATGAGCGCACCGATCCTGTGGATCGTGCTGCTCGGACTCGGGCCGAGCACGTTCCCGATGGCCCTGACCCTCATCAATCTGCGCTCCCGCAGCCACGCCGGATCCGCAGCCCTGTCGGGATTCACCCAGGGTGTCGGCTACACCGTGGCGTGCCTGGGCCCGCTGCTGTTCGGTGTCTTCCACGACCTCACCTCGGGCTGGGCGGCCTCGTTCGCCTTCATGACGGTCGCCGTCGCGGTACTGGTGGCCGGCGCCTATCAGGCCTGCAAGCCGCGGGTGGTCGAGGACAGCTGGAACACCCGCCCGATCTCGGTGGGTTAG
- a CDS encoding FtsW/RodA/SpoVE family cell cycle protein, producing the protein MTADRHPSDPWLVTAAVALVALGMLNMISTGMSSLAVRHAALAAVGLGAMWATSRMRIAALGRFGWALFTASVVLLAAVPLVGIATKGAQRWLDLGVFTLQPSEIAKLALVMVPAAILAGGYTLGRFVGVLIVSAVPIALVALQPDLSTAVVLVATVLLMLILARVPLRSLFPLFALGLASLPMAVLFLRPYQLERIHVFLSNDADPQGSGWAAWQADIAIGSAGWWGLGREPDYDLRAQYLPESEHDLAFASLVYGWGLVAGIAVVAAVVIIVWRSVVAARVARTREAALVAAGIGGVFGLHTVVSVAQSLSLLPHTGMPIPIFSYGGTASIIGFVSIGLVLAVRRDGVTRPLWVAEPKKRRLPRGVSVGALTLTASLAAMSVFAWQMQTAHGTEFRATSDTQMLRCIRLPAERGQILDRTGVPVATNVAEYTVAVVARMFAEGAPSARYELAALLGMPLEKLDEELRSSTSGEIQVVLGRVGPEQARAIVDARLPWVLVYPTGRRQYPHGEMLAPLLGYVGIADEQDMELWPTLALGSRVGKAGLERQYDALLRGVDGKQCVYVDPSGRPVGTGERVDPIRGHDLRLHLDVGMQRAATDALAQTVRTSGGDLGAAVVMDARTGAVLALASVPGYDNNVYGPPADLAAIAAQTAASGPGRMLNHAVQTAAPPGSTFKIVTASTNAAFDVLSPDAFLAGGAAYTYGGHTFANWQPMGPNNLLGAIQWSDNVYFYQLADLLGPYRIAQIASELGAGAPSGIDLPAESAGFLGTPDNVESIGGAWYPGSTLLMGIGQGTVTATPIQVARWTAGIASGQMVTPKLAAAYGPGDAVPIPTEQPRPLSFADKLEPVRAGMRASASAGTAGQLASLPVTAAAKTGTAEDPSAPGKGLNAWFSAVVPAESPEVVVTALVRGGGFGSATSGPVVKGLLERYLAQLRTPNP; encoded by the coding sequence GTGACGGCGGATAGGCACCCATCCGATCCCTGGCTCGTCACGGCGGCCGTCGCCCTGGTGGCTCTCGGCATGCTCAACATGATCTCGACGGGCATGTCGTCGCTCGCAGTGCGTCACGCCGCGCTCGCGGCCGTGGGGCTCGGTGCGATGTGGGCGACCTCGCGGATGCGGATCGCCGCCCTGGGGCGTTTCGGGTGGGCGCTGTTCACCGCGTCGGTGGTCCTGCTCGCGGCGGTGCCGCTGGTGGGTATTGCGACCAAGGGCGCTCAACGCTGGCTGGATCTCGGCGTGTTCACCCTGCAGCCCTCCGAGATCGCCAAGCTCGCGCTGGTCATGGTTCCCGCCGCGATACTGGCCGGCGGGTACACGCTCGGCAGGTTCGTCGGTGTCCTGATCGTGTCGGCGGTGCCGATCGCCCTGGTGGCGCTGCAACCCGACCTTTCGACCGCCGTGGTGCTCGTGGCGACCGTGCTGCTCATGCTGATCCTGGCGAGAGTCCCGCTGCGGTCGCTGTTCCCGCTGTTCGCGCTCGGGCTCGCCTCGCTGCCGATGGCCGTGCTGTTCCTGCGTCCGTACCAGCTCGAGCGGATCCACGTCTTCCTGTCGAACGACGCCGACCCGCAGGGATCGGGTTGGGCCGCATGGCAGGCGGACATCGCGATCGGCAGTGCGGGGTGGTGGGGTCTCGGGCGCGAACCGGACTACGACCTGCGGGCCCAGTACCTCCCCGAATCGGAACACGACCTCGCCTTCGCGAGTCTCGTGTACGGGTGGGGCCTGGTCGCCGGCATCGCTGTGGTGGCGGCCGTCGTGATCATCGTGTGGCGTTCCGTGGTCGCCGCCCGCGTCGCACGCACCCGGGAGGCGGCACTCGTCGCAGCGGGTATCGGCGGTGTGTTCGGGCTACATACCGTGGTGTCGGTGGCCCAGAGCCTGTCGCTGTTGCCGCACACCGGCATGCCGATCCCGATCTTCAGCTACGGAGGCACCGCCTCGATCATCGGGTTCGTCTCGATCGGCTTGGTGCTCGCGGTGCGCCGCGACGGCGTGACCCGGCCGCTGTGGGTGGCCGAACCAAAGAAGCGCCGTCTGCCGCGCGGAGTGTCGGTGGGTGCGCTGACGCTGACGGCCTCGCTCGCCGCGATGTCGGTCTTCGCGTGGCAGATGCAGACCGCGCACGGCACCGAGTTCCGCGCGACGAGCGACACGCAGATGCTCCGCTGCATCCGTTTGCCCGCCGAGCGTGGTCAGATCCTCGACCGGACCGGCGTTCCCGTCGCGACCAACGTCGCCGAGTACACCGTCGCGGTGGTCGCCCGGATGTTCGCCGAAGGTGCCCCGTCGGCGCGCTACGAACTCGCGGCGCTCCTCGGCATGCCACTGGAGAAGCTCGACGAGGAACTGCGGAGCAGTACCAGCGGGGAGATCCAGGTCGTGCTCGGACGTGTCGGGCCCGAACAGGCCCGGGCGATCGTGGACGCTCGGCTGCCGTGGGTGCTCGTCTACCCGACGGGCCGCAGACAGTACCCGCACGGGGAGATGCTGGCGCCGCTCCTCGGATACGTCGGGATCGCGGACGAGCAGGACATGGAACTCTGGCCGACCCTCGCGCTCGGATCACGGGTCGGCAAGGCCGGGCTCGAGCGGCAGTACGACGCGTTGCTGCGCGGCGTCGACGGCAAGCAGTGCGTGTACGTCGATCCGTCAGGACGTCCGGTGGGCACGGGGGAGCGGGTGGATCCGATCCGCGGCCACGACCTGCGGTTGCATCTCGATGTCGGCATGCAGCGGGCCGCGACCGACGCGCTCGCCCAGACGGTGCGCACCAGCGGAGGCGACCTCGGCGCCGCGGTCGTGATGGACGCCCGCACCGGCGCGGTGCTGGCGCTGGCCAGCGTTCCCGGCTACGACAACAACGTCTACGGACCCCCGGCCGACCTCGCCGCGATCGCGGCGCAGACCGCGGCATCGGGTCCGGGCCGCATGCTCAACCATGCGGTGCAGACGGCAGCGCCACCGGGGTCGACGTTCAAGATCGTCACAGCGTCGACGAACGCGGCGTTCGACGTGCTGTCCCCGGATGCCTTCCTGGCGGGCGGCGCGGCCTACACCTACGGCGGTCACACCTTCGCCAATTGGCAGCCGATGGGCCCGAACAACCTGCTCGGGGCGATCCAGTGGTCCGACAACGTCTACTTCTACCAACTGGCCGACCTTCTCGGTCCCTACCGCATCGCGCAGATCGCTTCCGAGCTCGGCGCGGGTGCCCCCTCGGGGATCGATCTGCCGGCCGAGTCCGCAGGCTTCCTCGGTACCCCGGACAACGTCGAGAGCATCGGAGGTGCCTGGTATCCGGGTTCGACCCTGCTCATGGGTATCGGCCAAGGCACCGTCACGGCCACGCCGATCCAGGTCGCGCGGTGGACGGCGGGTATCGCGTCGGGTCAGATGGTGACCCCGAAGCTCGCTGCCGCCTACGGACCCGGCGACGCGGTCCCGATTCCCACCGAGCAACCTCGGCCGTTGTCGTTCGCCGACAAACTCGAACCGGTGCGCGCCGGCATGCGGGCGTCGGCCTCGGCCGGCACTGCTGGTCAGCTCGCGAGCCTGCCGGTCACGGCCGCCGCCAAGACCGGCACGGCAGAGGATCCCTCGGCACCGGGCAAGGGACTCAACGCCTGGTTCTCCGCGGTCGTGCCCGCCGAGTCGCCGGAGGTCGTGGTGACAGCGCTGGTGCGCGGTGGCGGTTTCGGATCGGCCACCTCGGGACCGGTCGTCAAAGGTCTGCTCGAGCGTTACCTCGCGCAGCTCCGGACGCCGAATCCCTGA
- a CDS encoding sulfurtransferase yields the protein MSDTKPNTVSAEWLYEQLGDEDLVIVDATVHLSTPPDGAVHIEPGLATYLEEHIPGAVYADLFTDFSDHEAPQPFTAASSERFATAAGAVGIGEGRRVVLYDQKNGIWAARLWWQLRLEGGLPAWKAAGYPLSDEQVVPHGATFTSQHRPELVRSTEEIAASLDDPNTLIINALDPATYRGESPSYPRRGHIPGSINIPFGDLVDPSTGRLKPAAELREIFDKAGALNPDVKPVTYCGGGIAASGLAHALAAAGRSDVAVYDGSLNAWTADESLPLVEGPDPR from the coding sequence ATGAGCGACACGAAGCCGAACACCGTCTCCGCGGAGTGGCTGTACGAGCAGTTGGGGGACGAGGACCTCGTCATCGTCGACGCCACCGTGCACCTGAGCACGCCGCCGGACGGGGCCGTGCACATCGAACCCGGGTTGGCGACCTACCTGGAAGAGCACATTCCCGGCGCGGTCTACGCCGACCTGTTCACGGACTTCTCCGATCACGAAGCACCGCAACCGTTCACCGCGGCGTCGTCGGAACGGTTCGCCACCGCCGCCGGTGCGGTCGGCATCGGTGAAGGCCGCCGCGTGGTGCTGTACGACCAGAAGAACGGCATCTGGGCCGCGCGACTGTGGTGGCAGCTGCGGCTCGAAGGCGGACTGCCCGCCTGGAAGGCTGCCGGCTATCCGCTCTCCGACGAGCAGGTGGTCCCGCACGGCGCGACCTTCACCTCGCAGCATCGGCCCGAGCTCGTGCGGTCGACGGAGGAGATCGCGGCGTCGCTCGACGACCCGAACACGCTGATCATCAACGCCCTGGATCCTGCGACCTACCGCGGTGAGAGCCCCTCCTACCCGCGGCGAGGACACATCCCCGGCAGCATCAACATCCCCTTCGGCGACCTCGTCGACCCATCGACCGGACGCTTGAAGCCGGCGGCGGAACTGCGCGAGATCTTCGACAAGGCGGGTGCCCTGAATCCGGACGTCAAGCCGGTGACCTACTGTGGCGGCGGCATCGCGGCCTCCGGACTCGCGCACGCGCTCGCAGCTGCAGGTCGGTCGGACGTTGCGGTGTACGACGGTTCGCTCAACGCGTGGACCGCCGACGAATCCCTGCCGCTCGTGGAGGGCCCCGACCCCCGCTGA
- a CDS encoding HD domain-containing phosphohydrolase, translated as MTSTGDGPRRAELVAALSLAIDLGLGQPMEHMLRSAVIATRIADRMELSADQRDVVFYANLVAWIGCHADSHELARMFGDDIAFRADTYALDMTGLPFFRMLMGHSGRGLPYAERFLHATAFLFTARRQVSDLIRSHCGSASVLSDRVGLDPRVSAMLTFTFERWDGAGLPSGVRGDEIPVEMQIVQLADVAEVYVRLGGSAQAVAVARARSGTQFGPRVAQVFVDDVDAITAGVLEQDAWSTALAQASDHDYTLSRPELDEMLRAMADFVDLKCPYLLGHSRRVADLAAAAGRHRGLPVAEVELLYRAGLVHGLGRMGVPNQIWEKVGPLTTAEWERVRLYPYLTGRILSRVAGLEPVVAVAVTHRERLDGSGYPGGLRAADLSVTARILAAAETYQRLREARPHRRALTAEAAAARMCRDAQAGLFDTEAVEAVLLAAGHPTKRRAPWPAGLTGREVEILRLVALGYSNRQIADELGIAHKTTRNHVEHVYTKLDVHNRTQAGLAAIDLGLS; from the coding sequence ATGACGTCCACGGGTGACGGTCCGCGACGGGCGGAGCTGGTCGCCGCGCTGTCCCTCGCGATCGATCTGGGTCTCGGTCAGCCGATGGAGCACATGCTGCGCTCGGCGGTGATCGCCACGCGCATCGCCGACCGGATGGAGCTGAGCGCCGACCAGAGGGACGTCGTCTTCTACGCGAACCTGGTGGCCTGGATCGGATGTCACGCGGACTCCCACGAACTGGCACGGATGTTCGGCGACGACATCGCGTTCCGCGCCGACACCTATGCATTGGACATGACGGGACTCCCCTTCTTCCGCATGCTGATGGGGCACAGCGGGCGGGGACTGCCGTACGCGGAGCGTTTCCTCCACGCCACGGCCTTCCTGTTCACCGCGCGCCGGCAGGTGTCCGATCTCATCCGGTCCCACTGCGGGTCCGCGAGTGTTCTCTCCGATCGCGTCGGGCTTGACCCTCGGGTGAGCGCGATGCTGACCTTCACCTTCGAGCGCTGGGACGGTGCGGGGCTACCTTCTGGCGTTCGCGGTGACGAGATTCCTGTCGAGATGCAGATCGTGCAGTTGGCCGACGTCGCCGAGGTGTACGTCCGTCTCGGTGGGTCCGCGCAGGCGGTCGCTGTCGCTCGTGCGCGAAGCGGAACCCAGTTCGGCCCGCGCGTGGCGCAGGTGTTCGTCGACGACGTCGACGCCATCACGGCGGGTGTGCTCGAACAGGACGCGTGGTCTACGGCGCTCGCGCAGGCATCCGATCACGACTACACCCTGAGCAGACCCGAGCTGGACGAGATGCTGCGTGCGATGGCGGATTTCGTCGACCTCAAATGTCCTTACCTGTTGGGACATTCGAGACGCGTGGCGGATCTGGCGGCGGCCGCGGGCCGGCATCGCGGACTTCCGGTCGCGGAGGTCGAACTCCTCTACCGCGCGGGTCTCGTGCACGGACTGGGACGGATGGGTGTGCCCAATCAGATCTGGGAGAAGGTCGGCCCGCTCACCACCGCGGAATGGGAACGGGTCCGCTTGTATCCGTATCTGACCGGACGGATCCTCAGCCGCGTCGCAGGGCTCGAACCCGTCGTCGCCGTCGCGGTGACGCACCGCGAGCGACTCGACGGTTCCGGATATCCCGGCGGGCTCCGGGCTGCCGACCTGAGCGTGACCGCGCGAATCCTCGCCGCCGCGGAGACCTATCAGCGGCTACGAGAAGCTAGACCGCACCGTAGAGCACTGACGGCCGAGGCCGCGGCGGCCAGGATGTGCCGCGACGCGCAGGCCGGCCTGTTCGACACGGAAGCGGTCGAGGCCGTGCTGCTCGCGGCGGGGCATCCGACGAAGCGACGCGCCCCCTGGCCTGCGGGACTGACGGGTCGCGAGGTGGAGATCCTCAGACTCGTCGCTCTGGGTTATTCGAACCGGCAGATCGCCGACGAGCTGGGCATCGCGCACAAGACGACCCGCAATCACGTCGAGCACGTGTACACCAAGCTCGACGTCCACAACCGCACGCAGGCAGGACTCGCCGCCATCGACCTCGGCCTGAGCTGA
- the pnuC gene encoding nicotinamide riboside transporter PnuC, translating to MMIAFLNSTAFTALGTPTTWAEVFGFVSGAWCVYLVGRQSILNWPIGIANNLVWILLFATAGLYADSGLQVVYIVLAVWGWSNWARGRDGDALPVTGTNTTEWSVLAVVGVAAVIGLTALLEVATNSTVAFWDATTTLLSLLATWGQAKKRWESWLLWIVADLIYIPLYLHKGLTLTALLYAGFLLLCVRGLVAWRRSMAVERQLVEVQ from the coding sequence ATGATGATCGCATTTCTGAACTCGACGGCATTCACCGCACTCGGTACGCCCACCACCTGGGCCGAAGTGTTCGGCTTCGTCAGCGGCGCGTGGTGCGTGTATCTGGTGGGACGGCAGTCGATCCTCAACTGGCCGATCGGGATCGCCAACAACCTCGTGTGGATCCTGCTCTTCGCGACCGCCGGACTCTACGCCGATTCCGGACTGCAGGTCGTGTACATCGTGCTCGCCGTGTGGGGTTGGAGCAACTGGGCGCGGGGCAGGGACGGGGATGCCCTGCCGGTGACGGGCACGAACACGACCGAGTGGAGCGTGCTCGCGGTCGTCGGTGTCGCTGCGGTGATCGGGCTGACAGCGTTGCTGGAGGTCGCGACGAACTCGACCGTCGCGTTCTGGGACGCGACCACCACCCTGCTGTCGTTGCTCGCGACGTGGGGGCAGGCGAAGAAGCGGTGGGAGTCGTGGCTGCTGTGGATCGTCGCCGACCTGATCTACATCCCGCTCTACCTGCACAAGGGACTGACACTCACGGCGTTGCTGTACGCAGGTTTCCTGCTCCTGTGCGTTCGGGGCCTGGTTGCCTGGCGACGCTCCATGGCGGTCGAGCGGCAACTGGTGGAGGTGCAGTGA